CGCCGCGTTCGGATTCCTGGTGATCGGCGCCGTGACCCTGCTGACCGTGCGAGGCCGCGGACGGCACTGATCCCCGGCCTCGTGACCGCGGGGCACCAGCCCGAAATCCCTCGTCCGGCGACCAGCGCCGGGCGGGGGATTTCCGCGTTTCCGGGCCTGGAACCCGACATCTGACTCTGAAACATTCGTCAAATGTTGGAAACTGCGGGAATCGGCCTGCCCAGCTGTCGAAGTCCGGCGAATATCCTCCCACGTGCAGGCCATCCCATCATTGTGATGTGCGACTCAAGCGCTTGTTAGTCAAATCACGTTCGGTGAAGGGTCCGTACACTTGTCTACCGTGTCAGATACAACGCAGCAGGAGCGCACCGAGGGCCAGGCCAACAGGCAGGGTTCCAGCGCCGCAGACAGCACCACTCTCAGCGCCGAGGGTTACAGCAAGTCCCTGAGCCGCCGTCACGTGACCATGATCGCCATGGGCGGGGCCATCGGCGTCGGACTCTTCATGGGAGCCGGCGGGCGTCTTGCCTCCACCGGCCCGGCTTTGATCTTCTCCTACGCCATCGCCGGCGTGATCGCCTACTTCCTCATGCGGGCCCTGGGCGAGCTCATCATGTACCGCCAGACGTCCGGATCCTTCGTGTCCTACGCGGGTGAGCTCTTCGGCTCCAAGGGCGCGTTCCTCTCCGGCTGGATGTACTTCCTGAACTGGGGCATGACCGGCATCGCCGAACTGATCGCCATCGGCCTCTACTTCCAGTACTTCTTCCCGAACGTCCCGGTGGAGGTCTCCGCCATCGCGGCGCTCGTGCTCCTGGTGGCTGTGAACCTCCTCTCGGTCAAGGCCTTCGGCGAGTTCGAGTTCTGGGCCTCCGTCCTGAAGGTCGGCGCCATCCTGATCTTCCTCGTGGTCGGCACCGTGCTGGTCGTCATGAACGCCCAGGTTGGCCCGTCCCACGCGAGCCCGGCCAACCTCTTCGCGGGCGACGGCGGCATGTTCCCGCACGGTGTCCTGGTCATGGTCCTCGTGCTCAACGCGGTCATCTTCGCCTACAACGCCATCGAACTGGTCGGCATCACCGCCGGCGAGATGGAGAATCCGGCCCGCGAGGTGCCCAAGGCGATCCGCGCCGTCGTGATCCGCATCGTGGTCTTCTACGTCGGTTCCGTGACCCTGCTGGCGATGCTCCTCCCGAGCGACCAGTACAAGGCCGGCACCAGCCCCTTCGTCACCGTGTTCGGCCAGATGGGCCTGCCGTGGATGGGCGATGTCATGAACTTCATCGTCATCACCGCGGCACTGTCCTCCTGCAACTCCGGCCTGTACTCGATCGGCCGCATCTTCCGCACCATGGCCAACAACGGGCACGCCCCGAAGTGGCTCACCAAGATGTCCTCGCGGCACATCCCGTTCGCGGCCATCCTGGCGATCGGCGCCTTCTACCTGGTCGGCATCATCCTGAACGTCTGGCTCGGCGGCTCCCACGCCTTCGACCTGGCGCTCAACACCGCGTCGATCGGCGTGATCTTCACCTGGGGCTCGATCTTCGCCTGTCAGATCATGCTGCGGAAGAAGAAGGGCAAGGTGTCCAGCCTCCCGATGCCGGGCTCCCCGTGGACCAGCTGGGCCGGTCTGGTGGCGCTTCTGGTGATCACCGTGCTGATCGGCTTCGACACCTCCAAGGGCTCGGACGGCAGCGTGTTCTACCTCGGCGCCTGGACCCTCGCGACCGTGCCGCTCTTCGCGCTGCTCCTGTGGCTCGGCTGGCTCAAGGTGCGGAACAACAAGCCGAAGAGCGAACTCTTCAGCTGACCGCCCGCCGGCTGCCGGGGCCCTCGGTCCCGGCCCGGACGGACTGAGCGCACGACGGCGGCGCCTCCCCACCGTGGGGAGGCGCCGCCGTCGTCGTTTCCGGAGCCCTGCCACCGCAGATGAACGCTGGGTGAACCCCTTGGAATCCGGGCCATCCGGACCGCAGAATGGTCCTCGTGCAAAAAATCGATCCCGTGACCCTGCACGGGAAATACGTCACCCTGGAACCCCTGAGCCGGGACCACGAAGCCGGGCTGGTCGAGGCCGTCCACGACGGCGAGCTGTGGAACCTCTGGTACACCTCCGTGCCGCGCCCGGAGGCCATGGCGGCCGAGATCGACCGCCGCCTGGCATTGCAGGAGACGGGCAGCATGCTGCCGTTCACGGCTGTCTCCAATGCCACCGGAGAGGTGCTCGGGATGACGAGTTTCATGAACATCGACCATGCCCTGCCCCGGCTGGAGATCGGTTCGACGTGGAATCGCCGCTCGGCGCATGGCACCGGCACGAATGCCGATTCCAAGTACCTGCTGCTGCGGCA
This portion of the Arthrobacter woluwensis genome encodes:
- a CDS encoding GNAT family N-acetyltransferase, with translation MVLVQKIDPVTLHGKYVTLEPLSRDHEAGLVEAVHDGELWNLWYTSVPRPEAMAAEIDRRLALQETGSMLPFTAVSNATGEVLGMTSFMNIDHALPRLEIGSTWNRRSAHGTGTNADSKYLLLRHAFETVGCVAVEFRTNWLNHQSREAIARLGAKQDGVLRSQALTPEGVLRDTVVFSILAGEWAAVKRNLEYRLGKAR
- a CDS encoding amino acid permease codes for the protein MSDTTQQERTEGQANRQGSSAADSTTLSAEGYSKSLSRRHVTMIAMGGAIGVGLFMGAGGRLASTGPALIFSYAIAGVIAYFLMRALGELIMYRQTSGSFVSYAGELFGSKGAFLSGWMYFLNWGMTGIAELIAIGLYFQYFFPNVPVEVSAIAALVLLVAVNLLSVKAFGEFEFWASVLKVGAILIFLVVGTVLVVMNAQVGPSHASPANLFAGDGGMFPHGVLVMVLVLNAVIFAYNAIELVGITAGEMENPAREVPKAIRAVVIRIVVFYVGSVTLLAMLLPSDQYKAGTSPFVTVFGQMGLPWMGDVMNFIVITAALSSCNSGLYSIGRIFRTMANNGHAPKWLTKMSSRHIPFAAILAIGAFYLVGIILNVWLGGSHAFDLALNTASIGVIFTWGSIFACQIMLRKKKGKVSSLPMPGSPWTSWAGLVALLVITVLIGFDTSKGSDGSVFYLGAWTLATVPLFALLLWLGWLKVRNNKPKSELFS